The DNA window GAATTTCGCCATAAAAAGCATGTTCCGCTGTGTGCAAATTGAAATATAACAACCCTTTTTCCGCTAACCATGCTAAACCTGCGACGGTATAAACTTGCCCTAGTTGTCCATAATCATTGGGGCATCCTTCAGGCAAAGGGAGCGTAAAACTTTGACCAATAGGGGGAGTAGGCGGGGGCATGGTGACAAAAACAATATTGCTATTGGTAATTGTCGCGGAAAAATGTCCATCGACAAAAGTGTCTGTAAACGCGCCAAAATCCGCCAAATTGGTCACGATGGGGCCTAACACATTCGGTGAACCACAATGAATGTGAAATGCTGTAACTTGATTCATATCAACATTTTTTAAGAAAATTTCTAATTTCGCGTTACTTAAATCATCGGCAAAACTTAAACGTCCGTATCCTTGCGCTTGCGAATTGTTCGCCTCGCCTAATTCTTGCGCTGGACTTAAAAATGCTTCGTATTCAGTAACGGTATTTACTCCAAAAACGGTGGCTTGTGCATAAAACGAGTGTAGCCCAGCCGTTAGCCCAGTCAGTAGTAAAAATATTAATCGAGTCATTCTGTTCATTAAAGAAAGCTCCTACAAACTTACTTTTATTAATAAGGGATTATCAAGCGGGTTTGTTTATCAAGCGTCTTGCCCGCCAAGTTCTATACTAGCCCAAAGATTAAAAAAAAGTCATGATTAATCGTGAGAAATTAATTAACCTCAGTATTACGAAAAAGAGGTTAAATAAAAAAGGGTTGAAAAATATCTTGAAAATTTGAGTTGTTAACTCATTTAGGATGAGGATAAGACATCAAAGAGGGCTTATTAACCTTCCAAGAGTAGGTAGCCCGAGTATCTGTGGAACATAGTGTGTATAAAATCTTTTGAAGTATTATACCTTTAGGAAGCGGTCATAGATATTTAGATTTTACCGCTAATAGCATGTTTTATTAAGGTATTCTGGTTAGTTTATTGTATTCAAGAATCACCAAAAAATTGGCGTGACAAACTGAAAAAAGGATAAAGTCTGTTACTTATGGGTTCTAATTGAATCTTTTTAAGGTCTTCGATAGACCAATTTTTTTGCTCATGCTCTTTCCATATTTTCTCTAATTCATCCCAATATTGTTGCCTTAAATTGACTAAGAGATGAGAGTTTAAATTAAGTATATCAATAGTATAAATTGCTTTCGCTTTTTCCACATCGCTTAATTGCAAAGCAGGAACAACACGACCATCAGATGTATAACAAAAATAATTCGCACAATCCACTTGATGACAAGAGATAAATAAATCAGGGTCATAATGACCTAATTTATAATGCCCGCCAAATAATTCCTCTCTTTGATAAGATTTTAAATCCTCAGCACTGAATGCACTGACTGCTAAATTTTGATAATCAAATGTACGGGTTGGATATAAACTTTTAGGCTGAACATGTTCAATATGATAATCATACGCATCTGAGCTACAATGTTCTAATTTAACTTCAGAATAACAACACAAAAAATTTTGTTCGTCTAATAAACACTGACAAACTACATCTTTATATCCAAAACTACTCCAACGACTTGTTGCTGAATCTTTATCACTAGGAGGATTTTTATTTGCTTCGTTCAGATGATATTCTCCAAATTGCCTTTTTAAAATATATCTCATTTTTTTAAGCGTTGTTGTCTTTCAATACTACGTTGTAAACGTTGTAATTGAGGATGTGTTTTACCCAGTAATGTTTCTAATTTTTGCTGTAACTCTTTTGCCTCTGACGTTTCATAACACCCTTGGTCGACCAATTCTGTTAAGCGTTGCAAATCTACTTTTTCTTTAACAGGCGGTTGTGGATCAACAAACATCACTCCCTGCAAAACGCTTTGACTAGGTTCACCATAAGTCATCCCCAGCGGAATGCTTGCAATAAGCTCTCTGTTCACATTTTCGCCAATCACGCGAATTTGCTCCTGTTTAACTGTGCTTAAAACCTGCGGGCTATGGGTTGTAACAATAAATTGAATCAACGGAAAAACCTTGCGTAAGTTATCAATGACATATTGTTGCCATTCAGGATGCAAATGCAAGTCAATCTCATCAACCAACACAATCCCCTGTGTTTTAAGCGTTGCCTCCTCCCCCCAAAAACCATTTAAACGGACACAACGAAACGCCAAATCAGCAACGAGTGCAATCATGGCGCGTAAACCATCGCTCAATAAACTAATCGGTAAATCGCCTGTTTCAGAATGCAAGCCAGTCATTGCTAGCTCTTCTAGTTCTAAATCATAATGAAAATTATCCCATCCCTCTTTTTTTAACACCTGATTAACAGCGTTTTCAACGGTTTTTAATCGGATTGCAATACTGGTTTCTTTTTCAGCACGCGCTTGCTGTTGTAATTCGGCATAAGTTGCTTTAGCCATCCACTGCTGAACTTGGACAAAATTTGAAACAGGTGATAAACAATCTTCATAACCAATGGTTCTACTTTCACTTAATACATGTTCACGCGCCATATTTTTGTGAGTTTTCCACAAACGTCCAGAACCATAATAAGCAATGACAGGCAAAGGTTCAGTTTGTCCTTCTCTCACTTTTTGTTGCAACTCCTTACCATAAGAACTTATTTCACTTGCATCTTTAATCGTTGTTTTATTTTTTTTCCCTGTTAACTCTCTAAATCCTTTTAATAAAGGCTCATCGAATTCTGCATAGACGTGTACAGGATACTGCTGGGTTCGTTCAGCATAAAAATCAGATGAAAAATCCGAAGAAAACCCATTTTTTGTATAACGAGCATCACTTTGCGCAAGATGGCAGGCTTTGCCAAAATCGAAAGCCCCGACAAAAGTCCCTAATGCAATCGTAACCGCATCTAATATGCTGGTTTTTCCCTGCCCATTACGGGCTGTTATAACAGTCAGTTGTTGATTAAAAGTGATTTCAAAATTCTGAAATTGCCGAAAATTTTTTAATCTCAATGTTTTTATAAACACACATCCCCCTTATCAGCACAAACTACTGATATAACCATACTCGTAATAAAGATAATAAACGGTTCATATCCACAGGTTTGGTTAAATAATCATTTGCACCTGCGGCGATACACTTTGCTTTATCGCCTTTCATCGCTTTAGCTGTTAAAGCAATAATCGGTAATTTGCGGAATTTGGTTTGCTCGCGGATGTGTTTCATAGCTTCATAACCATCCATTTCGGGCATCATGATATCCATGAGAACAAGGGATATATTGGGGTGTTTGGTTAAGGCATCTAATGCCTCTTTACCATTTTCAGCCACAACCACATCCATATCTTTGCTTTCTAAAAACGTTGTTAGTGCAAAGCTATTACGAACATCATCATCAACTAATAGCACTTTTTTGCCAATTAAAATCGCTTCTTTATTGTGTACAAGGCGCAACATTTTTTGTTTTTCAGGGGCTAAATGTGTTTCTATTTGATGTAAAAAGAGTGTCGCTTCATCTAGTAATCGTTCGGGAGAATGTACTTCTTTAATCGTTAGATATTCTGCTGCTTCTTGCATTAAAAGTTCTTCTGATTCTGTGAGTTCACGCTCAGAATAAACGATTAATGGCACTTGCGTGACAATATCATTTCTGTCTAGTTTTTCTAACAGATTTAAACTTTTTCCTGCATCCGTATCTACGTCGATAATCATACAGTCGGGCTGATGTTCATGGAGTAATTGATAGGCTTCCTCTACCGTTTTACTGAGAATAATATTCAAGTTATTTTCTTCTACTAAATTGAGAATTTTAACCTGATGCTCTTTATTATCTTCTAGTAATAAAAGAATTTTTATTTCTTTATCGATAAAAGTTTCTATTTTTCTGAAAGAGTCGCTTAATTCATTCATACTGACGGGTTTGAGCAAATAACCGATTGCACCTAGTTTGCGTGCATCTCGACTTTGTTCACTGGCAGACATGACATGAATCGGGATATGGCGGGTTAACGGGCTATCTTTTAAGCGTTCCATGACTGTCCAGCCATCTAACAGTGGTAGCCCTACATCAAGAATGATGGCGCAGGGTAAATACATTTCTGCCAGTTGTAGGGCTTCTTTCCCATCTTCAGCCAATAAGCATTTAAAGCCTTTTTCTGTGGCTAACTCTTTTAAAATTGTGGAAAACTTTCTGTCATCTTCTACGATAAGCAAAACACGATCACCCGGTAGAATTTTCTGGCGGTCATCCTGAAATTGTGGCGGACGTTGTAATGCCTCTAAGTTAGAAAACTCATCCGTGTTGAGAATACCTGTTGTTGTCTCTGATTTAGATTGAACAGTTTTCGGGGCAGGAATAGGTGCAGGTGTTGGGGCTTGGTATTTCGCTTGTATTCTTAAGGGTAAATGCGGTAAGGGGGGCGTGCTGGGAGGGGTTGGCTGAATGATTAACTTTTCAGGTAAATACAGTGTAAACGTACTGCCTTTATTTTCTTCACTTTGTAAAAGCAGTTCACCGCCTAATAAATGTGAAAGTTGGCGAGAAATAGATAAGCCTAATCCTGTTCCGCCAAAGCGTCGGCTGGTTGTGCCATCAGCTTGTTGGAAGGCTTCAAAGATTAAGGCTTGCTTTTCGGGCGCAACGCCGATGCCTGTATCTATAATGCTAAAGGCAAGACTTTGTTCTGCTTTTAATGTAGTTAAGCCAGCTTGTTGTAACACTTCTGCGGTAGGACGAGTGACTTGAATGCTAATACCGCCTTGCGCGGTAAATTTAAACGCATTAGACAGTAAGTTATTAAAAATCTGTTTTAACCGTTGGACATCCGTATAGATAAGGGTTGGTAATCTTTCTGTTACTTGTAAATTGAAATTTAAACCTTTTTGTTCCGCAACATGGCTAAATTTCCGTTGTGTGGTTTGCATAAAGTCTATCAGAATCACTTCTTCGACATGTACTTCTAACTTGCCCGCTTCTACTTTGGCAAGGTCTAAGATTTCATTGATTAAATTCAATAAATCTTGCCCTGCGCTTTCAATCGTTTTTGCATAACTCACTTGTTTTTCTGTCAGATTTGCGTCTTTGTTCTCAATCAATAATCCCGCAAGAATCAGCAAACTATTTAAAGGTGTGCGCAACTCATGCGACATATTTGCTAAAAATTCTGATTTATACTGACTCGCCTGTTTTAATTCGCGGGCTTGGCGTTCTAAATCTTGCTGACTCTCGGCTAAACGCGCATTTTGCTCCTGCATCACTTCTTTTTGTCGCTCTAACTCGCGGGAGCGATTTTCTAATTCCTCATTGGTTTGGCGTAATTCTTCCTGTTGCGTCTGTAATTCTTCATTACTGGTTTGTAACTCTTCTTGTTGTAATTTAATCGCTTCTTCTGCCTGTTTACGCTCGGTAATATCACGAATAACGCCTGTAAATAAACGTTGCTTATTCACCCACATTTCACTGACAGACAATTCAGCAGGGAAGGTCGAGCCATCTTTACGCAGACCACGTACTTCACGAATACTGCCAATAATCCGCGATTTCTGCGTTGTGACATAACTATGTAAATAACGGTCATGTTCATCATGATAAGGATTCGGCATTAACATACTGATGTTATGACCAATTACTTCAGTTGCCGCATATCCGAAAATAATTTCAGCCGCTTTATTAAAAGAATCCACAATCCCACGTTCATCAATGGTAATAATGGCATCTACCACCGTATCGACAATGGTGCGAATCCGCGCCTCTCGTGCAATCACCGCCTCTTGTTGGGTTTGCAAGGTTAACGTTAATTGTTGCGATTCATCTAATAACTCTTTCATCCGCAACCGCGCCTTTGCCGAATTCAACGCAATTGCCACATCGGGCGCGATTAACTCAATAAATTGAATTTCTGTCGTCGTAAATGGACGAGCGGTTGCAAACTCTAACGCCCCTAATAAGTTATCTTCATGCAGTAACGGCACAGCAAACACATGAATCGGTAAAGACTCGCCCAACCCTGACACAATGGCTAATGAAATATGCTCTTTAGGTAATTGACTAAAAACAATATTTTTTCGTTCTAACGCAGCTTGTCCAATCAACCCCTCACCCATTTTAAACGTTGTATAATTATGATGACGCACTTTATAGCCATAACTGCTATATAAATGTAATTCTTCCTGTTCAAAGACATAAAACACTGCAACAGGAATTTCTACATAACCCGTTACATAATTAATGATATTTTGCGTCAAGGTTAATAAATCCTGCTCACCACGAACAATACTTGCAAATCCTGTTTGCCCTGTTTTTAACCAGTTTTGAATGGCATTTTCATCGGTCACTTGGCGCAACGTGCGGCGCATACGCGCCAAAGCAGTGCGTAACTGGTCACGCTCAGAAACTGCCACAATTTTATGCTCATAATTCCCTGACGTAATGGTCTGCACAAACTCCACCATTTCCCGCAAGGTTAACGTCATATTCTGTAAGGCTTTCCCCATTTCATCATCATTCGACAACAAGCTAATTTCGCGGTCACACTCACCAGCGGCAATAAACTGTGCTTGTTGAATCGCACATTGAATGGCTTGTTTTAATTGCTGTAACGCTACTGCAATTTCTGCAATCTCATCAGTGCCTGTATAAGGAATATCTCGCTCAGGTACTTTGCCTTGTTTAAGCTGCGTTAAATATTGATGAATTAAACGCAATGGATAAATCACCTGTCGTGTTACAGACCAACTAACAACAGCAACAATACAAACCCCTATAAAAACAACAGCTAAAGTAACAAGAAAGAAAGCATAATAATGCTGTTTTGCATCTTGCTCCGTGCGTGTTGTTATTAATGACTGTTGATTTAGCCAATCATTCATTTTTAATGCAAATAACTGAAAAACGCTATCAGCTTTCTCTTTTAAATTAATCTGATAAGTATTACTTTGTAATTCATTACTTTTACTTATCAATTCATTTAAGAAATCTTTATAAGACAACCAAGCAATAAATGTTTCTTGAAAAACAGTATTTTCTTGCGAAATGCTCACAAATTGTGCTTTCCAAGCTAATAATGCATTATCAACTAATTGCGATGTTGTCACTAAACGCGCATAACGGCTTGATTGCGCCTGAAGGTTTTGCTCTTGAATTAAATAGAGAAAATCATGATGTATTTGATAACTCGGATTAATAATATCTCGTTCTATTTGCGAAACAATATTAGCTGTTTGATAAACCGCATTAATATCTTGAAAAATAGACCGTGCTTGTAAAAGGCTATAAATTCCAATCCCAAAAACAACACAACACGATAAAATTGCAAGAAATAGCAATTTGGTGGAAATTTTAAAATAATGCATTATGGAGCAACCCTTAAAACCGCGTTGTATAAAGGCAAGGCAAAGAATGTGCCTTAAGGAGGTAAACATTATAGGTGGACTGTCCTAAAAAATGGGTGACAGATGCTGAATAAATTCTACGTAATAAAGTAGCATTAATCTAAGTTTGAAAACTATAAAAAACGACTAGTTTAATCGTTAATATTTATAGTAAATTCATATTATTAATTAGTTTATAGTGCATTAGCTATATAAGATTTGATAATGAATATAGTAACCGTAACGCGAGTACGGCGAGATTCTTTTAAAAAGACAACAGCTTGAATGTTGTAGGGTGGAATAGCGAAGCGTATTCCACCTTGAAATTCTGCAAAAACTGAGCAAAAACAGATTATAAATCGTATGGTGGAATACGCTTTGCTATTCCACCCTACATTTTTTAGTTGAACAATTCTAAAAGGTTTTCGCCACTCGCCGAACTAGCGTTAAACGTACCATAAAGTGATTTAAATCTAGGATTGGCAGTCCTGTGAGGACTGCCAGTCCTTCATGTCGTTTTATAATACGTTTGCTATAGTTAGCCATAAAAAAAGGCGCAAAATGCGCCTTTTTTATTAAAAAGCTGAATAACTTAGGCAGAAATAAATAGTTTTCTACGATTTTTAATAAGTTCTGGCGTAGAGCGATTTTTATCCGTTTGGTCTTTAAACCCTAAACGGGTATAAACATTGCCACCAACACCAGGTATTAACGTTCCATTAGTTTCTTTATCTTTATCCGTTGCGAAATAAACATAGTGAAATCTATCTGATAAATCTTTTGGAAATTCATTTGCTAATTTTTCTTTCGCTTGTATGTGCATGACGGGAGAAGCAACAATAATTGTTTCGAGCTTTGTTTGTTGTTGAATTAAATTGGTTAAGTTCGTTTTTACTACACATGCACCAGAAATGACAGATTTAATAATAATCAGCGTAGTTGCTTGAGCTGTATCAGGTTCTATATATTTCCTTAAAATAGGGGCAATCGATTGTTGTTCATCTCGTTGATTCCAAAAACAGGCAAGCGCAACGGAAGCAACATGATTTGTTAAAATCTCAATGACACCTTGTGCTAGATAATCCGCATCTTCAACAGTACAAGCAAGACAAACTTTTTCTTGATTTTTAATTTGTTTGATAAGTACTTCACCTAAATCTTTACCCAATAAATAGAGTGCATTTGCATAACATGTTGCATCAGTCCCTTGATCAATTAATGTGTCTAAATGGGCTTTTACGGTGTCATTTGTGTCATTTGAAAATTGTCGACTCATAATAATAAAATACCTACTAAATCATCAAAATGACGAGGATATTGTGCAATAACAGTACGCTGAATATTGTTAAATTCATTACTATCAATAGGATATAAAACAACGCCCGATTCTAAATTCATATAGTTCCAATGAAAATATCCATGTTGAATGTTGTAACTAAAATCAGTAATTTCGGCAAAAATCGCCCGCACTTGGGGTAATAATGAATCTATTGTGAGATTGTTTTTTATTAAATAATTAGGAAATTTGGCTTGTAATTCTCTTAATAATTCATGCACAGAATTTACCGTTGTTTGTTTGTCTTGCCAATGTCCTAGGATCAGGATAGCTAATGCTTCTAATTTGTCAGATTCATTAGAAAAACAGATTTTTTCGAGTGATTCTTTAAAATCGACATGGCTTAAAATAAGTTGATTCAGGGTATCGGCAACAGGAAAGTAAATAACTTTTGAAAAACTCATAATCTCTGTTGGTATATTATTTACTAATTTTTCAAAAGCTTTTGGTTGTGAACAAACAAGCGTTAAGGCTGTATATTGAATATTTTGATGCACATTAATTTGTTTTTGCTTATAAAAATCATCAGCAAGACTTTTTAGTCCGTTTCCCCATGAAAGTTGTTGGGCATTTTTTAACTGAAAATGTCTATAGCTACTATGTTGTTCATCAACAATGAGTAAATCATCTACAAAAGCGTCAGCTTGGATATAGATTTGAATATCTGTTGCATTAGTGTTATTCAGTAAAATATAGAATAATTCGATAAGTTGTGATACTGCAAAAAAATTTTCGTATCGGTTTCCATCTTGATTGCTTTGCCCACCACGTTGTTTATGTTTAAAGTAATCTAAAACAGACTTATCAAATAACCCTAGCAAAATTTTTTCAATGGTCATTCCAGTTTTATTCCCAGATTATTATTTTTACCCAGTGAGTATCATATCTTATTTTCGTTATTAACCTGTTATATTTAAATATAAAAAAAGGTGCATTTAGCACCTTTTTTTGTCATGCGTGAAGCAAATATTTAATTAATGACGTTCCACATTGCCATAGCCACCAGTTTCTACAATGGAATGTGGGGCATAGGTTGCGTTTTTATGTCCATGTTTGTGGGAGTATTCCTTATCAGGGTTGTAACGTTTTGCTAATAAGGTGTAAGCCACAGGGATGATAAACAGGGTTAAGAATGTCCCTAATATCAAACCGCCAAGAATAACCCAGCCGATTTGTTGGCGACTTTCTGCCCCCGCGCCGACTGAAATTGCTAGCGGTAACGTTCCTAAAATCATGGATAATGAGGTCATTAGAATCGGGCGTAGGCGTAAGACTGCTGCTTCTACCACCGCTTCTTTTAAGAGTTTGCCTTGTTCTTGTAATTGGTTCGCAAATTCAACAATTAAAATCCCATGTCGAGTAATTAAACCGATTAGCATCACAAGACCAATTTGGCTGTACACGTTGAGCGTGCCATTGGTGTAAAACAGGGCAAATAATGCTCCTGTCATTGCTAACGGTACGGTGAGCATGATAATAAAAGGACTGATGAAGCTCTCAAATTGTGCAGCCAGTACAAGGTAGATGAAAATTAAGGCAAGAATAAAGGTCATTACTAATGTTTCGCCTGATTCTTTAAACTCGCGGGATTGTCCATCTAGTCCTGTTTTTGCCGTTGCGTCT is part of the Beggiatoa alba B18LD genome and encodes:
- a CDS encoding retron system putative HNH endonuclease, which gives rise to MRYILKRQFGEYHLNEANKNPPSDKDSATSRWSSFGYKDVVCQCLLDEQNFLCCYSEVKLEHCSSDAYDYHIEHVQPKSLYPTRTFDYQNLAVSAFSAEDLKSYQREELFGGHYKLGHYDPDLFISCHQVDCANYFCYTSDGRVVPALQLSDVEKAKAIYTIDILNLNSHLLVNLRQQYWDELEKIWKEHEQKNWSIEDLKKIQLEPISNRLYPFFSLSRQFFGDS
- a CDS encoding AAA family ATPase, yielding MFIKTLRLKNFRQFQNFEITFNQQLTVITARNGQGKTSILDAVTIALGTFVGAFDFGKACHLAQSDARYTKNGFSSDFSSDFYAERTQQYPVHVYAEFDEPLLKGFRELTGKKNKTTIKDASEISSYGKELQQKVREGQTEPLPVIAYYGSGRLWKTHKNMAREHVLSESRTIGYEDCLSPVSNFVQVQQWMAKATYAELQQQARAEKETSIAIRLKTVENAVNQVLKKEGWDNFHYDLELEELAMTGLHSETGDLPISLLSDGLRAMIALVADLAFRCVRLNGFWGEEATLKTQGIVLVDEIDLHLHPEWQQYVIDNLRKVFPLIQFIVTTHSPQVLSTVKQEQIRVIGENVNRELIASIPLGMTYGEPSQSVLQGVMFVDPQPPVKEKVDLQRLTELVDQGCYETSEAKELQQKLETLLGKTHPQLQRLQRSIERQQRLKK
- a CDS encoding response regulator — translated: MHYFKISTKLLFLAILSCCVVFGIGIYSLLQARSIFQDINAVYQTANIVSQIERDIINPSYQIHHDFLYLIQEQNLQAQSSRYARLVTTSQLVDNALLAWKAQFVSISQENTVFQETFIAWLSYKDFLNELISKSNELQSNTYQINLKEKADSVFQLFALKMNDWLNQQSLITTRTEQDAKQHYYAFFLVTLAVVFIGVCIVAVVSWSVTRQVIYPLRLIHQYLTQLKQGKVPERDIPYTGTDEIAEIAVALQQLKQAIQCAIQQAQFIAAGECDREISLLSNDDEMGKALQNMTLTLREMVEFVQTITSGNYEHKIVAVSERDQLRTALARMRRTLRQVTDENAIQNWLKTGQTGFASIVRGEQDLLTLTQNIINYVTGYVEIPVAVFYVFEQEELHLYSSYGYKVRHHNYTTFKMGEGLIGQAALERKNIVFSQLPKEHISLAIVSGLGESLPIHVFAVPLLHEDNLLGALEFATARPFTTTEIQFIELIAPDVAIALNSAKARLRMKELLDESQQLTLTLQTQQEAVIAREARIRTIVDTVVDAIITIDERGIVDSFNKAAEIIFGYAATEVIGHNISMLMPNPYHDEHDRYLHSYVTTQKSRIIGSIREVRGLRKDGSTFPAELSVSEMWVNKQRLFTGVIRDITERKQAEEAIKLQQEELQTSNEELQTQQEELRQTNEELENRSRELERQKEVMQEQNARLAESQQDLERQARELKQASQYKSEFLANMSHELRTPLNSLLILAGLLIENKDANLTEKQVSYAKTIESAGQDLLNLINEILDLAKVEAGKLEVHVEEVILIDFMQTTQRKFSHVAEQKGLNFNLQVTERLPTLIYTDVQRLKQIFNNLLSNAFKFTAQGGISIQVTRPTAEVLQQAGLTTLKAEQSLAFSIIDTGIGVAPEKQALIFEAFQQADGTTSRRFGGTGLGLSISRQLSHLLGGELLLQSEENKGSTFTLYLPEKLIIQPTPPSTPPLPHLPLRIQAKYQAPTPAPIPAPKTVQSKSETTTGILNTDEFSNLEALQRPPQFQDDRQKILPGDRVLLIVEDDRKFSTILKELATEKGFKCLLAEDGKEALQLAEMYLPCAIILDVGLPLLDGWTVMERLKDSPLTRHIPIHVMSASEQSRDARKLGAIGYLLKPVSMNELSDSFRKIETFIDKEIKILLLLEDNKEHQVKILNLVEENNLNIILSKTVEEAYQLLHEHQPDCMIIDVDTDAGKSLNLLEKLDRNDIVTQVPLIVYSERELTESEELLMQEAAEYLTIKEVHSPERLLDEATLFLHQIETHLAPEKQKMLRLVHNKEAILIGKKVLLVDDDVRNSFALTTFLESKDMDVVVAENGKEALDALTKHPNISLVLMDIMMPEMDGYEAMKHIREQTKFRKLPIIALTAKAMKGDKAKCIAAGANDYLTKPVDMNRLLSLLRVWLYQ